From a single Triplophysa rosa linkage group LG1, Trosa_1v2, whole genome shotgun sequence genomic region:
- the arhgap36 gene encoding rho GTPase-activating protein 36 isoform X1, whose product MVLFYMGSDKHSSTLMQHEDPVRQDMQFYYVGEHTWTTMLGQSLRLQPVPIQSLSELERARLQEVALYHLEKRHLDFKISIPKEIRKRRKSLRRKFDSFSKEKKDKEVAPQAFGIPLAQVIANDRAHKQRQDALKESRRDCLDLEASVLHFRAEKWQHNGNRPLRSTALSPGAASSPALEVHTKPVSSAFMDNTSRTHRRGGLSVDSISDLVESQSRLLEALQLSHPNELEMKKASAGRTQAKLSLNPIYRQVPRVVERCCNHIQAYGLQTLGIFRVGSSKKRVRQLRNDFNSGIDAVLDEEHSVHDVAALLKEFLREMPDPLLPRELYRAFLHANLLRGADQLTYLQKLLYLLPPCYCDTLLRLLTLLHTVQQNAHDSTGPDQQEISGNKMTAANLAVIFGPNLLQKERGSERELSPQALGIEDSTAVISVTLLLIQNHKHLFMVSAELQQEVLMSLIQTDPDIIDYLLRRKVSSSSSLTMETDSGGRRDKQVSLDFVGQSSEDFSSLEPLFSDSSSKGSLNSDVFLNVLHLNTNRNRSSEAPPKSIGQIRQFHSHHNLLSLAQPSINAQSDERQLRDQRQAASRQTWSGERLSSGLGQEDSDSQPQSPVEKRVWVRQSSNASSTTSNDSKPPSNFWDFFTGKVSGSETIV is encoded by the exons GGCGAACATACGTGGACCACCATGCTGGGACAGAGCTTGAGGCTGCAGCCGGTTCCCATCCAAAGTCTGTCAGAGCTAGAGAGAGCACGACTGCAGGAGGTGGCCCTTTACCACTTGGAAAAAAGACACCTGGATTTTAAGATCAGCATTCCCAAAG AGATTCGAAAGCGAAGGAAATCACTGCGGAGAAAGTTTGACTCATtctcaaaagaaaagaaagacaaag AAGTTGCACCCCAGGCATTTGGCATCCCTCTTGCTCAAGTAATAGCCAATGACCGGGCACACAAGCAGCGTCAGGACGCACTGAAAGAGAGCCGCCGGGACTGTCTGGACCTAGAGGCCAGTGTACTACACTTCCGTGCTGAGAAATGGCAACACAATGGAAACCGGCCGTTGCGCAGTACAGCCTTATCACCTGGTGCTGCTTCCTCACCAGCACTGGAGGTTCACACCAAACCTGTGTCATCAGCGTTCATGGACAATACATCACGGACGCACAGACGG GGAGGATTGTCTGTAGACTCCATCTCTGATCTGGTTGAGAGTCAGTCCAGACTACTAGAAGCTCTGCAGCTCTCTCACCCTAATGAGCTGGAAATGAAGAAGGCATCCGCGGGCCGTACACAGGCCAAGCTCAGTCTCAACCCCATTTACAGACAAGTACCCCGAGTGGTGGAACGCTGCTGTAACCACATTCAGGCTTACG GGTTACAAACTTTGGGGATTTTCCGGGTAGGCAGCTCTAAAAAGAGAGTCCGTCAA CTGCGTAATGACTTTAACAGCGGGATAGACGCCGTGTTAGACGAGGAGCACAGCGTTCATGATGTGGCTGCATTACTGAAGGAGTTTCTGAGGGAGATGCCCGACCCTCTGTTGCCTCGAGAACTGTACCGAGCCTTCCTGCACGCTAACT tGTTGAGAGGGGCTGATCAGTTGACGTACCTGCAGAAGTTGTTATACCTGTTACCACCCTGTTACTGTGATACACTGTTGAGGCTCCTCACCctcttacatacagtacaacagaACGCACACGACTCGACTGGCCCTGACCAACAGGAG ATCTCAGGTAATAAGATGACGGCAGCCAACCTGGCAGTGATCTTTGGGCCCAACCTCCTCCAGAAAGAGAGAGGATCAGAGAGAGAGCTCAGTCCTCAGGCTCTGGGTATAGAGGACAGCACTGCTGTTATCTCTGTTACCCTGCTGCTCATCCAGAACCACAAACACCTCTTCATG GTGTCTGCTGAACTCCAGCAGGAGGTGCTCATGAGTCTCATTCAGACAGACCCTGATATTATTGACTATCTGCTACGCAGGAAAGTCAG cagcagcagcagtctAACAATGGAAACAGACTCTGGTGGACGAAGGGACAAGCAGGTCTCTCTGGACTTTGTGGGTCAATCCAGTGAAGATTTTTCATCCCTGGAGCCTCTCTTCTCAGATTCATCTAGCAAAGGAAGTCTGAACAGCGATGTCTTCCTCAACGTTCTGCACCTTAACACCAACAGAAACC GCTCCTCTGAGGCTCCTCCAAAGTCCATTGGCCAAATAAGGCAGTTTCATTCTCACCACAACTTGCTGAGTCTGGCTCAGCCCTCCATCAATGCCCAGAGTGATGAGAGACAGCTTCGAGACCAAAGACAAGCCGCTTCCAGGCAAACGTGGTCAGGGGAACGACTTTCTTCCGGTCTGGGACAGGAGGATAGTGACTCCCAACCGCAGAGCCCTGTAGAGAAACGTGTCTGGGTACGACAGAGCTCCAATGCTTCATCCACGACGTCAAACGACAGCAAGCCGCCAAGCAACTTCTGGGACTTTTTCACTGGAAAGGTGTCAGGCTCAGAGACTATAGTATGA
- the arhgap36 gene encoding rho GTPase-activating protein 36 isoform X4, with protein MVLFYMGSDKHSSTLMQHEDPVRQDMQFYYVGEHTWTTMLGQSLRLQPVPIQSLSELERARLQEVALYHLEKRHLDFKISIPKEIRKRRKSLRRKFDSFSKEKKDKEVAPQAFGIPLAQVIANDRAHKQRQDALKESRRDCLDLEASVLHFRAEKWQHNGNRPLRSTALSPGAASSPALEVHTKPVSSAFMDNTSRTHRRGGLSVDSISDLVESQSRLLEALQLSHPNELEMKKASAGRTQAKLSLNPIYRQVPRVVERCCNHIQAYGLQTLGIFRVGSSKKRVRQLRNDFNSGIDAVLDEEHSVHDVAALLKEFLREMPDPLLPRELYRAFLHANLLRGADQLTYLQKLLYLLPPCYCDTLLRLLTLLHTVQQNAHDSTGPDQQEISGNKMTAANLAVIFGPNLLQKERGSERELSPQALGIEDSTAVISVTLLLIQNHKHLFMVSAELQQEVLMSLIQTDPDIIDYLLRRKVSSSSLTMETDSGGRRDKQVSLDFVGQSSEDFSSLEPLFSDSSSKGSLNSDVFLNVLHLNTNRNRSSEAPPKSIGQIRQFHSHHNLLSLAQPSINAQSDERQLRDQRQAASRQTWSGERLSSGLGQEDSDSQPQSPVEKRVWVRQSSNASSTTSNDSKPPSNFWDFFTGKMPVIRSPSMQNFFNNHLQSEKKKKNMMFC; from the exons GGCGAACATACGTGGACCACCATGCTGGGACAGAGCTTGAGGCTGCAGCCGGTTCCCATCCAAAGTCTGTCAGAGCTAGAGAGAGCACGACTGCAGGAGGTGGCCCTTTACCACTTGGAAAAAAGACACCTGGATTTTAAGATCAGCATTCCCAAAG AGATTCGAAAGCGAAGGAAATCACTGCGGAGAAAGTTTGACTCATtctcaaaagaaaagaaagacaaag AAGTTGCACCCCAGGCATTTGGCATCCCTCTTGCTCAAGTAATAGCCAATGACCGGGCACACAAGCAGCGTCAGGACGCACTGAAAGAGAGCCGCCGGGACTGTCTGGACCTAGAGGCCAGTGTACTACACTTCCGTGCTGAGAAATGGCAACACAATGGAAACCGGCCGTTGCGCAGTACAGCCTTATCACCTGGTGCTGCTTCCTCACCAGCACTGGAGGTTCACACCAAACCTGTGTCATCAGCGTTCATGGACAATACATCACGGACGCACAGACGG GGAGGATTGTCTGTAGACTCCATCTCTGATCTGGTTGAGAGTCAGTCCAGACTACTAGAAGCTCTGCAGCTCTCTCACCCTAATGAGCTGGAAATGAAGAAGGCATCCGCGGGCCGTACACAGGCCAAGCTCAGTCTCAACCCCATTTACAGACAAGTACCCCGAGTGGTGGAACGCTGCTGTAACCACATTCAGGCTTACG GGTTACAAACTTTGGGGATTTTCCGGGTAGGCAGCTCTAAAAAGAGAGTCCGTCAA CTGCGTAATGACTTTAACAGCGGGATAGACGCCGTGTTAGACGAGGAGCACAGCGTTCATGATGTGGCTGCATTACTGAAGGAGTTTCTGAGGGAGATGCCCGACCCTCTGTTGCCTCGAGAACTGTACCGAGCCTTCCTGCACGCTAACT tGTTGAGAGGGGCTGATCAGTTGACGTACCTGCAGAAGTTGTTATACCTGTTACCACCCTGTTACTGTGATACACTGTTGAGGCTCCTCACCctcttacatacagtacaacagaACGCACACGACTCGACTGGCCCTGACCAACAGGAG ATCTCAGGTAATAAGATGACGGCAGCCAACCTGGCAGTGATCTTTGGGCCCAACCTCCTCCAGAAAGAGAGAGGATCAGAGAGAGAGCTCAGTCCTCAGGCTCTGGGTATAGAGGACAGCACTGCTGTTATCTCTGTTACCCTGCTGCTCATCCAGAACCACAAACACCTCTTCATG GTGTCTGCTGAACTCCAGCAGGAGGTGCTCATGAGTCTCATTCAGACAGACCCTGATATTATTGACTATCTGCTACGCAGGAAAGTCAG cagcagcagtctAACAATGGAAACAGACTCTGGTGGACGAAGGGACAAGCAGGTCTCTCTGGACTTTGTGGGTCAATCCAGTGAAGATTTTTCATCCCTGGAGCCTCTCTTCTCAGATTCATCTAGCAAAGGAAGTCTGAACAGCGATGTCTTCCTCAACGTTCTGCACCTTAACACCAACAGAAACC GCTCCTCTGAGGCTCCTCCAAAGTCCATTGGCCAAATAAGGCAGTTTCATTCTCACCACAACTTGCTGAGTCTGGCTCAGCCCTCCATCAATGCCCAGAGTGATGAGAGACAGCTTCGAGACCAAAGACAAGCCGCTTCCAGGCAAACGTGGTCAGGGGAACGACTTTCTTCCGGTCTGGGACAGGAGGATAGTGACTCCCAACCGCAGAGCCCTGTAGAGAAACGTGTCTGGGTACGACAGAGCTCCAATGCTTCATCCACGACGTCAAACGACAGCAAGCCGCCAAGCAACTTCTGGGACTTTTTCACTGGAAAG
- the arhgap36 gene encoding rho GTPase-activating protein 36 isoform X2 — protein sequence MVLFYMGSDKHSSTLMQHEDPVRQDMQFYYVGEHTWTTMLGQSLRLQPVPIQSLSELERARLQEVALYHLEKRHLDFKISIPKEIRKRRKSLRRKFDSFSKEKKDKEVAPQAFGIPLAQVIANDRAHKQRQDALKESRRDCLDLEASVLHFRAEKWQHNGNRPLRSTALSPGAASSPALEVHTKPVSSAFMDNTSRTHRRGGLSVDSISDLVESQSRLLEALQLSHPNELEMKKASAGRTQAKLSLNPIYRQVPRVVERCCNHIQAYGLQTLGIFRVGSSKKRVRQLRNDFNSGIDAVLDEEHSVHDVAALLKEFLREMPDPLLPRELYRAFLHANLLRGADQLTYLQKLLYLLPPCYCDTLLRLLTLLHTVQQNAHDSTGPDQQEISGNKMTAANLAVIFGPNLLQKERGSERELSPQALGIEDSTAVISVTLLLIQNHKHLFMVSAELQQEVLMSLIQTDPDIIDYLLRRKVSSSSLTMETDSGGRRDKQVSLDFVGQSSEDFSSLEPLFSDSSSKGSLNSDVFLNVLHLNTNRNRSSEAPPKSIGQIRQFHSHHNLLSLAQPSINAQSDERQLRDQRQAASRQTWSGERLSSGLGQEDSDSQPQSPVEKRVWVRQSSNASSTTSNDSKPPSNFWDFFTGKVSGSETIV from the exons GGCGAACATACGTGGACCACCATGCTGGGACAGAGCTTGAGGCTGCAGCCGGTTCCCATCCAAAGTCTGTCAGAGCTAGAGAGAGCACGACTGCAGGAGGTGGCCCTTTACCACTTGGAAAAAAGACACCTGGATTTTAAGATCAGCATTCCCAAAG AGATTCGAAAGCGAAGGAAATCACTGCGGAGAAAGTTTGACTCATtctcaaaagaaaagaaagacaaag AAGTTGCACCCCAGGCATTTGGCATCCCTCTTGCTCAAGTAATAGCCAATGACCGGGCACACAAGCAGCGTCAGGACGCACTGAAAGAGAGCCGCCGGGACTGTCTGGACCTAGAGGCCAGTGTACTACACTTCCGTGCTGAGAAATGGCAACACAATGGAAACCGGCCGTTGCGCAGTACAGCCTTATCACCTGGTGCTGCTTCCTCACCAGCACTGGAGGTTCACACCAAACCTGTGTCATCAGCGTTCATGGACAATACATCACGGACGCACAGACGG GGAGGATTGTCTGTAGACTCCATCTCTGATCTGGTTGAGAGTCAGTCCAGACTACTAGAAGCTCTGCAGCTCTCTCACCCTAATGAGCTGGAAATGAAGAAGGCATCCGCGGGCCGTACACAGGCCAAGCTCAGTCTCAACCCCATTTACAGACAAGTACCCCGAGTGGTGGAACGCTGCTGTAACCACATTCAGGCTTACG GGTTACAAACTTTGGGGATTTTCCGGGTAGGCAGCTCTAAAAAGAGAGTCCGTCAA CTGCGTAATGACTTTAACAGCGGGATAGACGCCGTGTTAGACGAGGAGCACAGCGTTCATGATGTGGCTGCATTACTGAAGGAGTTTCTGAGGGAGATGCCCGACCCTCTGTTGCCTCGAGAACTGTACCGAGCCTTCCTGCACGCTAACT tGTTGAGAGGGGCTGATCAGTTGACGTACCTGCAGAAGTTGTTATACCTGTTACCACCCTGTTACTGTGATACACTGTTGAGGCTCCTCACCctcttacatacagtacaacagaACGCACACGACTCGACTGGCCCTGACCAACAGGAG ATCTCAGGTAATAAGATGACGGCAGCCAACCTGGCAGTGATCTTTGGGCCCAACCTCCTCCAGAAAGAGAGAGGATCAGAGAGAGAGCTCAGTCCTCAGGCTCTGGGTATAGAGGACAGCACTGCTGTTATCTCTGTTACCCTGCTGCTCATCCAGAACCACAAACACCTCTTCATG GTGTCTGCTGAACTCCAGCAGGAGGTGCTCATGAGTCTCATTCAGACAGACCCTGATATTATTGACTATCTGCTACGCAGGAAAGTCAG cagcagcagtctAACAATGGAAACAGACTCTGGTGGACGAAGGGACAAGCAGGTCTCTCTGGACTTTGTGGGTCAATCCAGTGAAGATTTTTCATCCCTGGAGCCTCTCTTCTCAGATTCATCTAGCAAAGGAAGTCTGAACAGCGATGTCTTCCTCAACGTTCTGCACCTTAACACCAACAGAAACC GCTCCTCTGAGGCTCCTCCAAAGTCCATTGGCCAAATAAGGCAGTTTCATTCTCACCACAACTTGCTGAGTCTGGCTCAGCCCTCCATCAATGCCCAGAGTGATGAGAGACAGCTTCGAGACCAAAGACAAGCCGCTTCCAGGCAAACGTGGTCAGGGGAACGACTTTCTTCCGGTCTGGGACAGGAGGATAGTGACTCCCAACCGCAGAGCCCTGTAGAGAAACGTGTCTGGGTACGACAGAGCTCCAATGCTTCATCCACGACGTCAAACGACAGCAAGCCGCCAAGCAACTTCTGGGACTTTTTCACTGGAAAGGTGTCAGGCTCAGAGACTATAGTATGA
- the arhgap36 gene encoding rho GTPase-activating protein 36 isoform X3 has product MLGQSLRLQPVPIQSLSELERARLQEVALYHLEKRHLDFKISIPKEIRKRRKSLRRKFDSFSKEKKDKEVAPQAFGIPLAQVIANDRAHKQRQDALKESRRDCLDLEASVLHFRAEKWQHNGNRPLRSTALSPGAASSPALEVHTKPVSSAFMDNTSRTHRRGGLSVDSISDLVESQSRLLEALQLSHPNELEMKKASAGRTQAKLSLNPIYRQVPRVVERCCNHIQAYGLQTLGIFRVGSSKKRVRQLRNDFNSGIDAVLDEEHSVHDVAALLKEFLREMPDPLLPRELYRAFLHANLLRGADQLTYLQKLLYLLPPCYCDTLLRLLTLLHTVQQNAHDSTGPDQQEISGNKMTAANLAVIFGPNLLQKERGSERELSPQALGIEDSTAVISVTLLLIQNHKHLFMVSAELQQEVLMSLIQTDPDIIDYLLRRKVSSSSSLTMETDSGGRRDKQVSLDFVGQSSEDFSSLEPLFSDSSSKGSLNSDVFLNVLHLNTNRNRSSEAPPKSIGQIRQFHSHHNLLSLAQPSINAQSDERQLRDQRQAASRQTWSGERLSSGLGQEDSDSQPQSPVEKRVWVRQSSNASSTTSNDSKPPSNFWDFFTGKVSGSETIV; this is encoded by the exons ATGCTGGGACAGAGCTTGAGGCTGCAGCCGGTTCCCATCCAAAGTCTGTCAGAGCTAGAGAGAGCACGACTGCAGGAGGTGGCCCTTTACCACTTGGAAAAAAGACACCTGGATTTTAAGATCAGCATTCCCAAAG AGATTCGAAAGCGAAGGAAATCACTGCGGAGAAAGTTTGACTCATtctcaaaagaaaagaaagacaaag AAGTTGCACCCCAGGCATTTGGCATCCCTCTTGCTCAAGTAATAGCCAATGACCGGGCACACAAGCAGCGTCAGGACGCACTGAAAGAGAGCCGCCGGGACTGTCTGGACCTAGAGGCCAGTGTACTACACTTCCGTGCTGAGAAATGGCAACACAATGGAAACCGGCCGTTGCGCAGTACAGCCTTATCACCTGGTGCTGCTTCCTCACCAGCACTGGAGGTTCACACCAAACCTGTGTCATCAGCGTTCATGGACAATACATCACGGACGCACAGACGG GGAGGATTGTCTGTAGACTCCATCTCTGATCTGGTTGAGAGTCAGTCCAGACTACTAGAAGCTCTGCAGCTCTCTCACCCTAATGAGCTGGAAATGAAGAAGGCATCCGCGGGCCGTACACAGGCCAAGCTCAGTCTCAACCCCATTTACAGACAAGTACCCCGAGTGGTGGAACGCTGCTGTAACCACATTCAGGCTTACG GGTTACAAACTTTGGGGATTTTCCGGGTAGGCAGCTCTAAAAAGAGAGTCCGTCAA CTGCGTAATGACTTTAACAGCGGGATAGACGCCGTGTTAGACGAGGAGCACAGCGTTCATGATGTGGCTGCATTACTGAAGGAGTTTCTGAGGGAGATGCCCGACCCTCTGTTGCCTCGAGAACTGTACCGAGCCTTCCTGCACGCTAACT tGTTGAGAGGGGCTGATCAGTTGACGTACCTGCAGAAGTTGTTATACCTGTTACCACCCTGTTACTGTGATACACTGTTGAGGCTCCTCACCctcttacatacagtacaacagaACGCACACGACTCGACTGGCCCTGACCAACAGGAG ATCTCAGGTAATAAGATGACGGCAGCCAACCTGGCAGTGATCTTTGGGCCCAACCTCCTCCAGAAAGAGAGAGGATCAGAGAGAGAGCTCAGTCCTCAGGCTCTGGGTATAGAGGACAGCACTGCTGTTATCTCTGTTACCCTGCTGCTCATCCAGAACCACAAACACCTCTTCATG GTGTCTGCTGAACTCCAGCAGGAGGTGCTCATGAGTCTCATTCAGACAGACCCTGATATTATTGACTATCTGCTACGCAGGAAAGTCAG cagcagcagcagtctAACAATGGAAACAGACTCTGGTGGACGAAGGGACAAGCAGGTCTCTCTGGACTTTGTGGGTCAATCCAGTGAAGATTTTTCATCCCTGGAGCCTCTCTTCTCAGATTCATCTAGCAAAGGAAGTCTGAACAGCGATGTCTTCCTCAACGTTCTGCACCTTAACACCAACAGAAACC GCTCCTCTGAGGCTCCTCCAAAGTCCATTGGCCAAATAAGGCAGTTTCATTCTCACCACAACTTGCTGAGTCTGGCTCAGCCCTCCATCAATGCCCAGAGTGATGAGAGACAGCTTCGAGACCAAAGACAAGCCGCTTCCAGGCAAACGTGGTCAGGGGAACGACTTTCTTCCGGTCTGGGACAGGAGGATAGTGACTCCCAACCGCAGAGCCCTGTAGAGAAACGTGTCTGGGTACGACAGAGCTCCAATGCTTCATCCACGACGTCAAACGACAGCAAGCCGCCAAGCAACTTCTGGGACTTTTTCACTGGAAAGGTGTCAGGCTCAGAGACTATAGTATGA